Proteins found in one Gammaproteobacteria bacterium genomic segment:
- a CDS encoding DUF2914 domain-containing protein gives MGRHRRRSRGLAYRLSRIIAVVTLIVWGGLLLSAMFHWNNSPPGDKEQLATRSKTVQEPVRVAEDNHGERRTRDWYTSRDPVEIRAPFVRADKRRMADDKAPVPPGSARDKLNFDEPADKAGGPAVSPPTARSDTDAESHMTEAQAARQSAAAEADATTESDMARFETAPEEPKAFTSASSNHVARAQFTTRIEAREPVDHIGAVFPSNGTPVRTLLYFTEITGLNGETVTHRWEHEGQVIAEVSFDIGSDRWRIYSSKNLSQAMQGDWRVVVTDSNGEIIKIDSFVYDDS, from the coding sequence ATGGGACGCCACAGACGCCGCTCTCGCGGCCTTGCCTATCGGCTTTCGCGGATCATAGCGGTCGTCACGCTGATTGTGTGGGGCGGTCTGCTGTTGAGCGCCATGTTCCACTGGAACAACTCACCCCCGGGCGACAAGGAACAACTGGCGACGAGGAGCAAAACCGTTCAGGAACCGGTGCGCGTAGCGGAAGACAATCATGGCGAAAGGCGTACGCGAGACTGGTATACCAGCCGCGACCCGGTTGAGATCCGTGCGCCATTCGTACGCGCCGATAAGCGACGAATGGCCGACGATAAGGCGCCGGTTCCACCCGGGTCCGCGCGAGACAAACTGAATTTCGATGAGCCGGCGGATAAAGCCGGAGGTCCTGCGGTGTCGCCCCCCACGGCTCGATCGGACACCGATGCCGAATCCCACATGACCGAGGCGCAGGCCGCGCGGCAATCGGCGGCAGCGGAGGCGGATGCGACTACCGAGTCCGACATGGCACGTTTCGAAACGGCGCCCGAGGAGCCGAAGGCATTCACCAGCGCGTCGTCAAATCACGTCGCGCGGGCGCAATTCACCACCCGCATCGAGGCGCGCGAACCCGTCGATCACATAGGAGCGGTGTTCCCCAGCAACGGCACGCCGGTCCGCACCTTGCTTTATTTCACCGAGATTACCGGTCTGAACGGCGAGACGGTCACGCATCGCTGGGAACATGAAGGTCAGGTCATTGCTGAAGTGTCGTTCGACATCGGCAGCGATCGCTGGCGCATCTATTCCAGCAAGAATCTCAGTCAGGCGATGCAGGGCGACTGGCGCGTCGTAGTCACCGATTCGAATGGAGAAATCATCAAAATCGATTCATTCGTATACGACGATTCCTGA